Proteins encoded in a region of the Tetrapisispora phaffii CBS 4417 chromosome 12, complete genome genome:
- the ISM1 gene encoding isoleucine--tRNA ligase ISM1 (similar to Saccharomyces cerevisiae ISM1 (YPL040C); ancestral locus Anc_8.488) produces MSLDDIRPFELLLSHQHLTSASGLKFILSAIHTMLRYASQPSSVSIALRRLYSNASHSYQKTLLLPKTKLASRSNLNHIKQEILPRCSEDIYNAQYAQFIQKYDSIDNYGDRLKFVKDNMFILQDGPPYANGDLHFGHALNKILKDIILRYQLLYNNKYVVYRPGWDCHGLPIELKALKNLNTDDYENISPLNIRSKARKLASVTVEKQIKQFKNFAILANWNDKYVTMDKKYELNQLNIFKEFFNRGYIKRQNKPVYWGTETRTALAEGELEYIENHKSVAAYVKFDLIPESVSNLSKQLDVELSSVKCLIWTTTPWTLFSNRAICYNDKFNYSIIKLNKAPNENLLICSTLLDKVATDYTVIKEFPGSFLATLSYYNTMLKDNVPRPFIHGDHVSNLSGTGLVHTAPGHGHDDYLIGKKNSLEIYSPVDHKGRYILDKLPTHLSDLLSVIEPASGSQGKQRVGRSVLDHDTTSTIISYLDKLGMLYSHHDYIHSYPYDWRSKKPVIIRSTEQWFADLTDVKQNALKTLESVNFFPTRGKIRLESFIKSRNEWCISRQRYWGVPIPAFYKKSDPSQTLMTSEIIDHVIDVINKEGTDSWFAKSPEDGSDMSKWLPTEYSNVAHEYERGKDTMDVWFDSGSAWADTVQFYNETLKIKTQDHPEPLTDVYLEGSDQHRGWFQSSLLTKIGYSNKPLAPFKNLVTHGFTLDENGIKMSKSIGNIISPLAIIEGDTKTGLPPLGIDGLRYLVAQSNFTNDIVAGQLVIKHVVEAMKKLRLTFRFLLGNLNNSTYEILPYDELRRVDKYIIHSLNKLLTTTNELYKELNFSKVLTSLQYHLNNYLSAFYFDISKDSLYLDKIDSIKRKQIQTTLFHILDTYRFILFPIIPILIQETCSALPVGWKKGTKNGFITKESPILMENEELFESFKLNELALQEAFQKQFRDLSSEDITKTSQTIVNITVNGDLNEIPFTSDQLSDILQTANVNITTTKQLDIGISSLKLGNFGPVKMETVKSTLHSCPRCWKFSSTIEDSLCNRCEESVKKLKHE; encoded by the coding sequence ATGTCTCTCGATGACATACGGCCATTCGAACTGCTCCTCTCACACCAGCATTTGACTTCTGCTTCAGGCTTGAAATTCATTCTCTCTGCTATTCACACAATGTTACGGTACGCATCACAACCGTCAAGTGTATCCATTGCATTACGAAGGTTGTATTCCAATGCATCTCACAGTTACCAGAAGACACTGCTTTTGCCAAAGACAAAATTGGCTAGCAGATCGAATTTGAATCACATTAAACAAGAGATCTTGCCTCGATGCTCCGAAGATATCTACAATGCCCAATATGCACAATTCATTCAAAAGTATGATAGCATCGACAATTATGGTGACAGGTTGAAATTTGTTAAGGACAACATGTTCATATTACAAGATGGACCACCTTATGCCAATGGAGACTTGCATTTCGGTCATGCTTTGAATAAGATCTTGAAGGATATCATTCTAAGATATCAATTGCTATACAATAACAAGTACGTTGTGTATAGACCCGGTTGGGATTGTCACGGTTTGCCTATTGAATTGAAAGcgttaaaaaatttgaacaCAGATGACTATGAAAACATTTCCCCACTGAACATAAGATCAAAGGCAAGAAAACTGGCATCTGTTACAGTTGAGAAACAAATTAAgcaattcaaaaattttgcAATCTTAGCAAATTGGAATGATAAGTATGTGACAATGGATAAAAAATACGAACTAAATCAGctgaatatatttaaagaattttttaacaGAGGCTATATCAAGAGACAAAATAAACCTGTCTATTGGGGCACGGAAACAAGAACAGCTTTGGCTGAGGGTGAGTTGGAATATATTGAGAATCATAAATCGGTAGCGGCATATGTAAAGTTTGATTTAATACCAGAATCGGTAAGCAATTTAAGCAAACAATTAGATGTGGAGTTATCATCAGTAAAATGCTTGATTTGGACAACTACTCCATGGACATTATTCTCAAATAGAGCGATTTGCTATAAcgataaattcaattattccattattaaattgaataaagcGCCTAATgagaatttattaatttgttCCACACTACTGGATAAAGTAGCCACAGATTATACTGTCATTAAAGAATTTCCAGGCTCGTTCTTGGCTACTTTATCATACTATAATACTATGTTAAAGGACAACGTACCAAGACCGTTCATACATGGCGATCATGTCTCCAATTTATCCGGTACAGGTTTAGTGCACACCGCACCTGGTCATGGTCATGACGATTATTTGATTGGTAAGAAAAATTCTTTGGAAATTTATTCACCAGTGGATCATAAAGGTCGTTATATCCTAGATAAACTACCAACCCATTTATCTGATTTACTGTCTGTGATAGAACCTGCTTCAGGATCTCAAGGTAAACAAAGAGTGGGTAGAAGTGTATTAGATCATGACACCACCTCGACTATCATATCTTATCTTGATAAATTAGGCATGCTTTATAGTCATCATGATTATATACATTCTTACCCTTATGATTGGCGATCAAAGAAACCTGTTATAATAAGGTCAACAGAGCAGTGGTTTGCTGATTTGACTGATGTTAAACAAAATGCATTGAAAACATTGGAGAGTGTTAATTTTTTCCCAACTCGTGGTAAAATTAGATTAGAATCATTTATCAAAAGTAGAAATGAATGGTGCATTTCTAGGCAAAGATATTGGGGTGTTCCAATTCCTGcattttacaaaaaatcAGATCCTTCGCAAACATTAATGACAAGTGAAATTATTGATCATGTTATTGATGTAATCAATAAGGAAGGAACTGATTCTTGGTTTGCTAAATCACCAGAGGATGGTTCTGATATGTCTAAATGGCTACCAACTGAGTATAGTAACGTTGCCCATGAATATGAAAGAGGAAAAGATACAATGGATGTATGGTTTGACAGTGGCTCTGCTTGGGCCGACACAGttcaattttataatgaaaCTTTGAAGATTAAAACCCAAGATCATCCAGAACCATTGACAGATGTTTATTTAGAAGGTTCTGACCAACATAGAGGGTGGTTTCAAAGTTCGTTATTAACTAAGATTGGATACTCCAATAAACCTCTTGCAccattcaaaaatttagtAACACACGGTTTTACTTTAGATGAAAATGGAATAAAAATGTCAAAATCAATAggtaatattatttcacCTCTTGCCATTATTGAAGGTGATACAAAAACTGGATTACCTCCATTAGGTATCGATGGCTTAAGATATTTAGTTGCTCAGTCCAATTTCACAAACGACATAGTAGCTGGTCAATTAGTTATCAAGCATGTGGTCGAAGctatgaaaaaattaaggTTAACTTTCAGATTTCTTTTAGGTAACTTAAATAATAGTACCTATGAGATTTTGCCATATGATGAACTACGACGTGTGGATAAATACATCATCCATTCTCTTAACAAACTTCTAACTACTACTAATGAACTGtataaagaattaaatttttcaaaagttttaaCTTCCTTACAATATCATCTGAATAACTATTTATCtgcattttattttgatataaGTAAGgattctttatatttagaCAAAATCGATTCGATAAAGAGGAAACAAATTCAAACAACTTTGTTCCATATATTGGATACATATAGATTTATCTTATTCCCAATAATACCTATTTTGATTCAAGAAACATGTTCTGCTTTACCAGTAGGATGGAAGAAAGGCACTAAGAATGGGTTTATTACAAAAGAATCACCAATTTTAATggaaaatgaagaattgTTCgaatcttttaaattaaacGAGTTAGCGTTACAAGAAGCCTTCCAAAAACAATTCAGGGATTTATCCAGTGAGGATATAACAAAAACAAGTCAGACAATCGTAAATATAACTGTAAATGGCgatttaaatgaaatacCTTTTACTTCAGATCAATTATCCGATATCCTACAAACAGCTAATGTTAATATAACTACCACTAAACAATTGGATATAGGAATATCTTCCTTGAAGTTAGGCAACTTTGGTCCAGTGAAAATGGAAACAGTAAAGAGCACTTTGCACAGCTGTCCAAGATGTTGGAAATTTAGCTCTACTATTGAAGATTCATTATGTAACAGATGTGAAGAATCTGTcaagaaattaaaacatGAATGA
- the SSN3 gene encoding cyclin-dependent serine/threonine protein kinase SSN3 (similar to Saccharomyces cerevisiae SSN3 (YPL042C); ancestral locus Anc_8.490) produces the protein MSNPYNISQHQLRQQGQLSLNNKQINMYSQYSNRSGALNQSQYSQGQHRQQPHGNNLTGSNSSVHGKQSMLMANNDVFTIGPYKARKDKERISVIQKYEVIGYIAAGTYGKVYKVKRSPNYGELGQQKSLSSENRNNNLSDNNLSDEIIFTSSPTHCKSNSSNDSSSNSKNYTQTSLNKAKPIPSNLINDNIMDIDSDSSIYNSKSGMFYKDSDPKSKRNIPNSIKKTQRPIYYAIKKFKTEREGFEQLHYTGISQSACREMSLCRELSNNHLTKLIEIFMEKKSIYLVYEYAEHDLLQIIHFHSHPEKRMIPQRMIRSIMWQILDGVSYLHQNWILHRDLKPANIMVTSSGVVKVGDLGLARKFHNMVQTLYTVDKVVVTIWYRAPELMLGAKHYMPAIDLWAVGCIFAELIGLQPIFKGEEAKMDSKKTVPFQANQLQKIIEVLGTPSPKNWPNIEQYPEFEQLLKFPKCNDTLPAWYHSTGGKDKNALNLLYCLLKYDPLTRIDALQALDHDYFTNGDYPVCDSIFDGLNYKYPARRIHTNDNDIVNVSVNKVRSNTQQQNQSSNASVNTLGGLGVNRRILAAAAAAAAAVSNNGSNGQSSSRKSEPYRKRRK, from the coding sequence ATGTCAAATCCATACAACATCTCACAACATCAACTTAGGCAACAAGGTCAATTATCTCTAAACAATAAACAAATCAATATGTACTCACAATACAGTAATAGAAGCGGTGCATTAAACCAATCACAATATTCTCAAGGTCAGCATAGACAACAACCTCACGGCAATAACTTAACTGGATCAAATAGCAGTGTTCATGGTAAACAGTCAATGTTAATGGCAAATAATGATGTATTTACAATTGGTCCATATAAAGCTAGAAAAGACAAAGAAAGAATATCAgtgattcaaaaatatgaaGTTATTGGTTATATTGCAGCCGGTACGTACGGTAAAGTGTATAAAGTGAAGAGAAGCCCTAATTATGGTGAATTGGGTCAACAAAAGAGTTTAAGTTCAGAGAATAGGAATAACAATTTAagtgataataatttatcggatgaaattatattcacATCATCACCTACTCACTGTAAAAGCAATAGTTCTAATGATTCAAGCTCTAATTCTAAAAATTATACCCAAACATCACTTAATAAAGCCAAGCCCATCCCCTcgaatttaataaatgataatataatgGACATTGATTCTGATAGCTCTATTTACAACTCTAAATCTGGAATGTTCTACAAAGATAGTGACCCAAAATCGAAAAGAAATATACCAAATTCAATTAAGAAGACTCAACGACCAATTTATTATgctatcaaaaaatttaagaCTGAACGAGAAGGTTTTGAACAGTTACATTATACTGGTATATCACAATCAGCATGTAGAGAAATGTCTCTATGCAGAGAGTTATCTAATAATCATTTgacaaaattaattgaaatatttatgGAAAAAAAGAGTATCTATTTGGTGTACGAGTATGCAGAGCATGATTTACtacaaataattcattttcattcCCATCCAGAAAAGAGGATGATTCCACAAAGAATGATAAGATCCATTATGTGGCAAATATTAGATGGTGTATCATACCTGCATCAAAATTGGATTCTACACAGAGATTTAAAACCGGCTAATATTATGGTTACTTCCAGTGGAGTAGTCAAAGTTGGTGATTTAGGTTTAGCAAGGAAATTTCATAATATGGTACAAACTTTATATACCGTTGATAAAGTTGTTGTGACGATATGGTATCGTGCACCTGAATTAATGTTAGGGGCTAAACATTATATGCCAGCTATTGACTTATGGGCTGTTGGTTGTATTTTTGCTGAACTCATTGGTTTACAACCAATATTTAAAGGGGAAGAGGCTAAGATGGATTCTAAGAAGACCGTTCCATTTCAAGCAAATCAGTTACAGAAAATTATTGAGGTTTTAGGAACACCGTCTCCTAAAAATTGGCCCAACATTGAACAGTATCCAGAATTTGAACAACTGTtaaaatttccaaaatgtAACGATACATTACCAGCTTGGTATCATTCAACGGGTGGTAAGGATAAAAATGCTCTAAACTTATTATATTGTCTGTTGAAATATGATCCTCTAACAAGAATAGATGCTTTGCAAGCTTTAGATCATGACTATTTCACAAATGGGGATTATCCTGTCTGTGATAGTATATTTGATGGGTTAAACTATAAATACCCTGCAAGAAGGATACACACAAATGACAATGATATTGTTAATGTGAGTGTGAACAAAGTTAGAAGTAATACACAACAGCAAAACCAATCATCAAATGCATCAGTAAACACACTTGGTGGATTGGGTGTTAACCGTAGGATCTTGGCTGCTGCTGCCGCTGCTGCCGCTGCCGTGTCTAATAATGGCTCCAATGGACAATCTTCCTCTAGGAAATCAGAACCTTACCGCAAAAGAAGGAAATAA
- the CHL4 gene encoding Chl4p (similar to Saccharomyces cerevisiae CHL4 (YDR254W); ancestral locus Anc_8.492) gives MRTRLKDTYIPNVDRDVLLKKLLKLPLDALCELTLLWLNKFSYSGNRSVKEISRTLDLLQQTKARRRVLAKQILFEYWPNGLNLFQIAQVDCYILINKENNNKWVSSTAWKSNKEKFTLNIDPEELILDVQKELSKFYFSSLYIFRYPSLPLVVCRIQLYDLNNSFLKSISDKTRNKNSDMSTTSIDIDKSVNKDLISRQPFYVAIPDNSSTLIHSADRDTYAQMIMQSIQKAVSKREHIIFKSDNDPPVKSLHSINILKGISRDSNSLGPWSVYSKGSFDISPLNNITKHISVKGKRTYTETDASDDEEFGDIKRIRLENNFQRFKGHFSDQLDNYQDKTTYYKSLVPIEKISFTLKNTLPGTDDDVSINFKLQGNDIFGGLHELADKKLVNSAKVPGWLTGENGISSGTIVNGDFIKSSRSKGGLL, from the coding sequence ATGCGGACAAGACTAAAAGATACGTATATTCCAAACGTCGACAGAGACGTACTGTTGAAGAAACTTTTGAAGCTTCCATTAGATGCCCTTTGTGAACTGACATTATTATGGCTAAACAAATTTAGTTATTCAGGAAACAGATCTGTGAAGGAAATATCTCGAACATTGGATTTATTACAACAAACAAAGGCAAGAAGACGTGTACTGGCCAAACAAATTCTATTTGAATATTGGCCTAATGGATTAAACTTATTTCAAATAGCACAAGTGGACtgttatattttgattaataAAGAGAACAATAATAAGTGGGTAAGTTCTACTGCTTGgaaatcaaataaagaGAAGTTCACCTTAAATATAGATCCAGAGGAGTTAATTTTAGATGTTCAAAAAGAGTTAtccaaattttatttttcaagcctatatatattcagaTACCCAAGTCTGCCCCTTGTGGTTTGTAGAATTCAGTTATATGATCTAAACAATTCATTTCTGAAAAGCATCTCAGATAAAACCCGCAACAAGAATAGCGATATGTCAACTACCTCGATcgatattgataaatcaGTCAATAAAGACTTGATATCTAGACAACCGTTTTATGTAGCCATACCAGATAACTCATCGACACTTATACATTCTGCAGACAGAGATACATATGCTCAAATGATTATGCAGAGCATTCAAAAAGCTGTATCAAAGAGAGaacatataatatttaagaGTGATAATGACCCACCTGTGAAATCGCTTCATTCAATTAATATTCTGAAAGGTATTTCGAGAGATAGTAACTCTTTGGGTCCATGGTCTGTATACTCTAAAGGCTCATTTGATATATCTCCTCTCAACAACATTACTAAGCATATTTCGGTAAAGGGTAAAAGAACATATACAGAAACCGACGCCTCTGACGATGAAGAGTTTGGCGacattaaaagaattaggTTGGAAAACAATTTTCAAAGATTCAAAGGTCATTTTAGTGATCAGCTAGACAACTATCAGGATAAAACAACATATTATAAATCTTTAGTACCgattgaaaaaatatcattcaCATTAAAAAACACATTGCCCGGTACTGATGATGATGTTTCgataaatttcaaattgcAAGGCAATGACATATTCGGTGGATTACACGAATTAGCAGACAAAAAACTAGTTAATTCTGCCAAGGTTCCAGGATGGTTGACTGGAGAGAACGGTATCTCATCGGGGACAATCGTGAACGGCGACTTCATTAAAAGTTCTAGGTCAAAAGGTGGTCTTCTATAA
- the MNN9 gene encoding mannosyltransferase complex subunit MNN9 (similar to Saccharomyces cerevisiae MNN9 (YPL050C); ancestral locus Anc_8.500), protein MNINMLFFRLKRLPLASLIFPSISIFLIYMIFFANNVSILGIDQSAIKNHKWAHEIEGTWYFPFSSKFKMPKYSYKKKSNWLSNDFVEDIIPEGHIAHYDLNKLHSTKDAMKLKEHVLIATPMQTFHDAYWSNLLKMSYPRSLLELGFIIPRTPTGDETLKKLEAAVKNVQTGKVEDRFAKITILRQDSQSFDKLGEKERHSLAVQKERRSAMALARNELLFSSIGPSTSWVLWLDADIVETPATVIQDMTNHNKPVLAANVYQRFFDKEKNENSIRPYDFNNWAESEKGLEIAKNMNEDEIIVEGYAEIATYRPLMAHFYDKAGKIDALMALDGVGGGCTLVKAEVHRDGAMFPNFPFYHLIETEGFAKMAKRLNYEIFGLPNYLVYHIEE, encoded by the coding sequence atgaatattaatatGCTATTTTTTCGTTTGAAGAGGCTGCCTCTAGCCTCATTGATATTTCCTTCAATTTCAATCTTTCTAATATAcatgattttttttgctAACAATGTCTCAATACTTGGTATTGACCAGTCTGCTATTAAGAACCATAAATGGGCTCATGAAATTGAAGGAACGTGGTACTTTCCATTCTCTAGTAAGTTCAAGATGCCAAAATATTCCtacaaaaagaaatcaaacTGGTTATCGAATGATTTTGTTGAGGATATTATTCCAGAAGGTCACATTGCTCACTACGATTTAAATAAGTTGCATTCCACTAAAGATGCAATGAAGCTAAAGGAGCATGTGCTGATTGCTACTCCAATGCAAACTTTCCACGATGCATACTGGAGcaatttattaaagatgTCTTATCCACGTTCTTTATTAGAATTGGGTTTTATCATTCCAAGAACACCAACAGGTGACGAaactttaaagaaattggaAGCTGCTGTTAAAAATGTTCAAACAGGTAAGGTTGAAGATAGATTTGCCAAGATTACCATCCTAAGACAAGATTCCCAAAGTTTTGACAAATTAGGTGAAAAGGAAAGACATTCTTTAGCTGttcaaaaagaaagacGTTCTGCCATGGCTTTAGCAAGAAATGaactattattttcttcgaTTGGCCCAAGTACTTCATGGGTTTTATGGTTAGATGCAGATATTGTTGAAACACCTGCCACTGTTATTCAAGATATGACTAATCACAATAAACCGGTTTTAGCGGCTAATGTCTATCAAAGATTTTTTGACAAAGAAAAGAATGAAAACTCTATTAGACCttatgattttaataattggGCTGAAAGCGAAAAGGGTTTAGAAATTGCAAAAAACAtgaatgaagatgaaattattgTTGAAGGTTATGCAGAAATTGCCACTTACAGACCGTTGATGGCTCATTTCTACGATAAAGCTGGGAAAATTGATGCCTTGATGGCATTGGATGGTGTTGGTGGTGGCTGTACATTAGTTAAAGCAGAAGTTCACAGAGATGGTGCAATGTTCCCAAATTTCCCATTCTATCATTTAATCGAAACCGAAGGTTTTGCCAAAATGGCAAAAAGATTAAACTATGAAATATTCGGTTTACCAAACTATTTAGTTTATCATATTGAGgaataa
- the PHO8 gene encoding alkaline phosphatase PHO8 (similar to Saccharomyces cerevisiae PHO8 (YDR481C); ancestral locus Anc_8.501) has protein sequence MIRSTNYDPISDPAYKAPRKVVSNKKKRSVLLTAVLTSVIMLLCMQLLVPGSLAFEHSRKTNKKNVIFFVTDGMGPTSLSLARSYRQFKYNLPYNDVLTLDKHLIGSSRTRSSDSLVTDSAAGATAFACALKTYNGAIGIYPDTQPCGTILESAKLNGYMTGLVVTTRITDATPASFSAHVNMRSQEDQIALQQLGHYVLGNMVDLMIGGGRTHFYSGEVESLNITNGARKDGRNLITESIENGWQYAGNKKEFDSLDGGKNVSLPLLCLLADDNIPFDVDRDENEFPSIKEQAMVAINALHEGTKDSEEGFFLMIEGSRIDHAGHNNDPAAQVREVLAFDEAFKAIIDYADSSDVDTIILSTSDHETGGLVAARQNEKDMIEYLWYPEILDNAKHSGEYLAQKISTFYKSNSLNSDKDDVNKSKSNFIKHEILEKELNIKDYTKEDIAELLSYGNDFMSIHYKLNDMVSMRAHVGWSTHGHSAVDVNIYAYSNNRQLWHDILDHLQGNHENIEIGTYMAKIMNLDLEKVTDLVKDVEHDPPKDFVSDLSAYVDQYHHKVI, from the coding sequence ATGATAAGATCAACAAATTATGACCCAATATCAGACCCGGCATACAAGGCACCCCGCAAAGTCGTGTCGAACAAAAAGAAGAGGTCGGTTTTGCTAACTGCAGTGCTAACCTCCGTTATTATGCTCTTGTGCATGCAGCTTTTGGTCCCAGGATCATTGGCTTTTGAGCACTCcagaaaaacaaataaaaagaatgtcatttttttcGTTACTGATGGAATGGGTCCGACTTCATTATCCTTAGCAAGATCCTACAGACAATTTAAATACAACTTACCATACAATGATGTTTTGACCTTGGATAAACATTTGATAGGCTCCTCTCGGACAAGATCCAGTGATTCGTTAGTCACTGATTCAGCTGCGGGCGCCACAGCCTTCGCATGTGCTTTAAAGACGTATAATGGGGCCATCGGTATTTACCCAGATACACAGCCTTGTGGAACAATTTTGGAAAGTGCAAAATTAAACGGTTACATGACTGGTTTGGTTGTCACAACAAGAATAACGGACGCAACACCTGCTTCCTTTAGTGCCCATGTCAACATGAGGTCCCAAGAAGATCAAATCGCTTTGCAGCAGCTAGGCCACTATGTATTGGGAAACATGGTAGACTTGATGATAGGTGGTGGTAGAACACATTTTTATAGTGGAGAAGTTGAATCTCttaatattacaaatgGTGCTAGGAAAGATGGTAGAAATTTGATTACGGAATCAATCGAAAATGGATGGCAATACGCCggaaacaaaaaagaattcGATAGCTTGGATGGTGGTAAAAATGTTTcattaccattattatGTCTATTAGCTGATGACAACATTCCATTCGATGTTGACAGAGACGAAAATGAATTTCCATCCATAAAAGAACAAGCAATGGTAGCCATTAACGCATTACACGAGGGTACAAAGGATTCGGAAGAAGGTTTCTTTTTAATGATCGAAGGTTCAAGAATTGATCATGCAGGCCACAACAATGATCCCGCTGCTCAAGTAAGAGAAGTATTAGCCTTTGACGAAGCTTTTAAGGCAATTATTGATTACGCAGATTCTAGTGATGTTGATACCATCATCTTGTCAACCTCAGATCATGAAACTGGTGGACTAGTTGCTGCCAgacaaaatgaaaaagataTGATTGAATACTTATGGTACCCAGAGATTTTAGATAATGCCAAACATTCTGGTGAATATTTGGCTCAAAAAATCTCAACTTTCTACAAATCCAATTCATTGAATAGTGACAAGGATGACGTAAATAAATCTAAAtctaatttcattaaacatgaaattttggaaaagGAACTTAACATCAAGGACTACACAAAGGAAGATATTGCGGAGCTCCTTTCGTATGGAAATGATTTCATGAGTATCCATTACAAGCTAAACGACATGGTCTCTATGAGAGCTCATGTTGGTTGGTCCACACATGGACATTCTGCGGTTGATGTCAACATATATGCTTATTCAAATAACAGACAACTTTGGCATGATATTTTAGATCACTTACAAGGTAATCACGAAAATATCGAGATAGGGACATATATGGCAAAAATTATGAATCTCGACCTCGAAAAAGTTACTGACTTAGTCAAAGATGTTGAGCATGATCCACCAAAGGATTTTGTCTCCGATTTATCTGCATATGTCGATCAATATCATCACAAAGTTATTTGA
- the CWC21 gene encoding U2-type spliceosomal complex subunit CWC21 (similar to Saccharomyces cerevisiae CWC21 (YDR482C); ancestral locus Anc_8.503) → MSYNGIGLKSAKGSSTSGHVQSSLAHNSRANNKNYLVRKQATALKKTVTPIKKKHISMLEHSKKRQALLETEHYKQSLIAHNKSTGKDPDMDEIEQKCKVYKQKLLDAHEPITYTSRIDRDQDASTKESK, encoded by the coding sequence ATGTCCTACAACGGTATCGGTCTGAAGAGCGCAAAGGGCTCTTCCACCTCGGGCCACGTCCAGAGCTCATTGGCACATAACTCCAGAGCTAACAACAAAAACTATCTGGTGCGGAAACAGGCAACTGCACTCAAGAAGACTGTCACGCCCATCAAGAAAAAACACATCTCGATGCTGGAGCACTCGAAGAAGAGACAGGCGCTACTGGAAACTGAACACTACAAACAATCACTCATCGCACACAACAAATCAACAGGTAAGGACCCAGACATGGACGAGATTGAACAGAAATGCAAAGTATATAAGCAGAAGTTACTAGATGCACATGAACCCATCACTTACACTAGCAGAATAGATCGAGACCAGGACGCCTCCACAAAAGAATCGAAATAA